A genome region from Populus alba chromosome 3, ASM523922v2, whole genome shotgun sequence includes the following:
- the LOC118028327 gene encoding transcription factor bHLH122 isoform X3, with amino-acid sequence MESDLQHQHHFLHGHNQHQQVHQKQMNSGLTRYQSAPSSYFSSNLDRDFCEEFLNRPTSPETERIFARFLASSGGNTENIPGSNLCEIKQDSPVKESVSQINQQHQMMASMNNHSSDTRLHQHQHQQHQQGNYSASQGFYQSRSKPPLPDHNPGSGMNYRSTNLTGLERLPSMKPSSGNNPNLVRHSSSPAGLFSNINIEFENGYAVLRGMGDLGAGNRDTTYSAAGRPPSSPGIRSTIAEMGNKNMGENSPDSGGFGETPGNNYDYPIGSWDDSAVMSTGSKRQLTDDDRTLSGLNSSGTQQNEEAGNRPPMLAHHLSLPKTSAEMSTIENFLQFQDSVPCKIRAKRGCATHPRSIAERVRRTRISERMRKLQDLVPNMDKQTNTSDMLDLAVDYIKDLQRQFKALSENRARCTCLKKQQP; translated from the exons atggagtcagatctTCAACACCagcatcattttcttcatggtCATAACCAGCACCAACAAGTTCATCAGAAACAAATGAATTCTGGGTTGACAAGATATCAGTCTGCACCAAGTTCATATTTTTCTAGTAATTTAGACAGAGACTTCTGTGAAGAGTTTCTCAATAGGCCAACAAGCCCTGAAACAGAACGAATTTTCGCGAGATTTTTAGCCAGTTCCGGTGGCAATACAGAGAATATACCAGGTTCAAATCTTTGTGAGATTAAGCAAGATTCTCCAGTAAAAGAATCAGTCTCACAAATTAACCAGCAACACCAGATGATGGCTTCAATGAATAATCATAGTAGTGATACAAGGCtgcatcaacatcaacatcagCAGCACCAACAGGGCAATTACTCTGCCTCACAGGGTTTTTATCAAAGTCGATCAAAACCTCCATTACCAGATCATAATCCAGGTTCTGGTATGAATTATAGATCAACAAATTTAACGGGGTTGGAGAGGTTGCCTTCCATGAAGCCTAGCAGTGGAAACAATCCGAATCTAGTTCGACACAGTAGCTCACCAGCAGGGCTTTTCTCCaacataaatattgaatttgaaaatg GCTATGCTGTATTGAGAGGTATGGGAGATCTTGGAGCAGGTAATAGAGACACAACTTATTCTGCAGCTGGTAGGCCACCTTCATCTCCTGGGATAAGGAGTACAATTGCTGAAATGGGAAACAAGAACATGGGAGAAAATAGCCCAGACAGTGGTGGTTTTGGTGAAACTCCTGGCAATAATTATGATTACCCTATTGGATCATGGGATGATTCGGCTGTGATGTCTACTGGTTCAAAAAGACAGCTTACAGATGATGACAGAACACTTTCTGGTCTAAATTCATCGGGAACTCAG CAGAATGAAGAGGCAGGAAATCGCCCTCCAATGTTGGCTCATCACTTGAGCTTGCCAAAAACATCAGCAGAGATGTCCACCATTGAAAACTTTTTGCAATTTCAAGATTCTGTTCCTTGTAAGATCAGAGCCAAGCGTGGTTGTGCCACCCATCCAAGAAGCATTGCTGAGAGG GTGAGAAGAACTAGAATTAGTGAACGAATGAGGAAACTCCAGGACCTTGTACCAAACATGGACAAG caaacaaacacatcGGACATGCTGGATTTGGCTGTTGACTACATTAAAGACCTTCAAAGACAATTCAAG GCACTTTCAGAGAATCGTGCAAGATGTACATGCTTAAAGAAGCAGCAGCCCTAG
- the LOC118028327 gene encoding transcription factor bHLH122 isoform X4, protein MDLLGSVSCYFSSASLFKLNQETGDSMESDLQHQHHFLHGHNQHQQVHQKQMNSGLTRYQSAPSSYFSSNLDRDFCEEFLNRPTSPETERIFARFLASSGGNTENIPGSNLCEIKQDSPVKESVSQINQQHQMMASMNNHSSDTRLHQHQHQQHQQGNYSASQGFYQSRSKPPLPDHNPGSGMNYRSTNLTGLERLPSMKPSSGNNPNLVRHSSSPAGLFSNINIEFENGYAVLRGMGDLGAGNRDTTYSAAGRPPSSPGIRSTIAEMGNKNMGENSPDSGGFGETPGNNYDYPIGSWDDSAVMSTGSKRQLTDDDRTLSGLNSSGTQQNEEAGNRPPMLAHHLSLPKTSAEMSTIENFLQFQDSVPCKIRAKRGCATHPRSIAERI, encoded by the exons ATGGATTTGCTTGGTTCTGTCTCCTGTTACTTCTCTTCAGCTTCTTTATTT AAACTTAATCAAGAAACAGGGgattcaatggagtcagatctTCAACACCagcatcattttcttcatggtCATAACCAGCACCAACAAGTTCATCAGAAACAAATGAATTCTGGGTTGACAAGATATCAGTCTGCACCAAGTTCATATTTTTCTAGTAATTTAGACAGAGACTTCTGTGAAGAGTTTCTCAATAGGCCAACAAGCCCTGAAACAGAACGAATTTTCGCGAGATTTTTAGCCAGTTCCGGTGGCAATACAGAGAATATACCAGGTTCAAATCTTTGTGAGATTAAGCAAGATTCTCCAGTAAAAGAATCAGTCTCACAAATTAACCAGCAACACCAGATGATGGCTTCAATGAATAATCATAGTAGTGATACAAGGCtgcatcaacatcaacatcagCAGCACCAACAGGGCAATTACTCTGCCTCACAGGGTTTTTATCAAAGTCGATCAAAACCTCCATTACCAGATCATAATCCAGGTTCTGGTATGAATTATAGATCAACAAATTTAACGGGGTTGGAGAGGTTGCCTTCCATGAAGCCTAGCAGTGGAAACAATCCGAATCTAGTTCGACACAGTAGCTCACCAGCAGGGCTTTTCTCCaacataaatattgaatttgaaaatg GCTATGCTGTATTGAGAGGTATGGGAGATCTTGGAGCAGGTAATAGAGACACAACTTATTCTGCAGCTGGTAGGCCACCTTCATCTCCTGGGATAAGGAGTACAATTGCTGAAATGGGAAACAAGAACATGGGAGAAAATAGCCCAGACAGTGGTGGTTTTGGTGAAACTCCTGGCAATAATTATGATTACCCTATTGGATCATGGGATGATTCGGCTGTGATGTCTACTGGTTCAAAAAGACAGCTTACAGATGATGACAGAACACTTTCTGGTCTAAATTCATCGGGAACTCAG CAGAATGAAGAGGCAGGAAATCGCCCTCCAATGTTGGCTCATCACTTGAGCTTGCCAAAAACATCAGCAGAGATGTCCACCATTGAAAACTTTTTGCAATTTCAAGATTCTGTTCCTTGTAAGATCAGAGCCAAGCGTGGTTGTGCCACCCATCCAAGAAGCATTGCTGAGAGG ATATGA
- the LOC118028863 gene encoding uncharacterized protein — protein sequence MADHYKIGFSARGGAPPPLVSLSLFSPVSAPTSPRLSSQFKPSQAVPSPRRLPWVDPQEQLVNEGDASSDIAIGIGFNLEENVGSELFSPIQRFLIVAALGLAVAESRKNRLINQLKKSVELRDEVLSSTEQKLDNLCDQMDDINNQEETKANDAFGCDRIEFVDGGSWQCDEHQEHVAGLVGNSAVRMPRGDEVLHCKIPFGNEEEPEEQKMSDFSDWGSTGSAEEIQMNTFAIDQDMFNLKKECEQKDATIKELSTDLQSFAGSKRFAELEDIICRKNTMIKRLERNMVVLEEKAELSPRLRRPSLSLSISDNWELPVMVDNILYDLDSSSSSDSDSSPSNQPQPPPFTVQETPAQSDVLTLTTTQKPAQAKASRFSVGELHAKSRAESPPKETSRNQESSGLSPSKPKQMLAGGDGRKIRRQTQSSSKETTPKKRWL from the exons ATGGCTGATCATTACAAGATAGGCTTCTCAGCTAGGGGCGGTGCTCCTCCACCTCTAGTCTCTCTTTCCCTATTTTCTCCGGTTTCTGCTCCCACCTCGCCCCGGCTCTCGAGCCAGTTCAAGCCAAGCCAAGCTGTTCCATCACCTCGGCGGTTGCCATGGGTGGACCCACAAGAACAGCTTGTGAATGAAGGGGATGCCAGCTCGGATATAGCCATTGGCATTGGCTTTAACCTGGAAGAAAATGTGGGTTCAGAGCTGTTTAGTCCAATTCAAAGGTTTCTCATTGTTGCTGCTCTTGGTCTTGCTGTTGCTGAGTCTAGAAAGAATAGGCTCATCAATCAGCTCAAAAAGTCTGTGGAGCTAAGG GATGAGGTTCTATCAAGCACGGAGCAAAAGCTTGATAATCTGTGTGATCAGATGGATGACATTAATAATCAGGAAGAAACTAAAGCAAACGATGCTTTTGGCTGCGACAGAATTGAATTTGTTGACGGTGGTTCCTGGCAATGTGATGAACACCAAGAACATGTAGCTGGTTTGGTG GGGAACTCTGCTGTGAGAATGCCTAGAGGGGATGAGGTGCTGCATTGCAAAATCCCTTTCGGAAATGAGGAGGAACCAGAAGAGCAGAAAATGTCAGATTTTTCAGATTGGGGTTCAACTGGTTCTGCAGAAGAAATACAG ATGAACACCTTTGCAATAGACCAAGACATGTTCAATCTGAAGAAAGAGTGTGAACAAAAGGATGCCACCATAAAGGAGCTGAGCACCGATCTTCAATCATTTGCAGGTTCAAAG AGATTTGCCGAATTGGAAGACATTATATGCAGGAAGAACACAATGATCAAAAGACTTGAGAGGAACATGGTGGTCTTAGAAGAAAAG GCGGAGCTTTCTCCGAGACTTCGGAGACCATCCCTTTCGTTATCTATCTCAGACAATTGGGAACTTCCTGTCATGGTGGATAACATACTCTATGACCTGGACAGTTCTTCCTCTTCTGATTCAGATTCCTCTCCTTCAAACCAACCACAACCTCCTCCTTTTACGGTTCAG GAGACTCCTGCTCAGAGTGATGTCCTCACTTTGACAACAACCCAGAAACCAGCTCAAGCGAAGGCTTCAAGGTTTTCGGTAGG AGAACTTCATGCAAAGTCTAGAGCAGAAAGTCCTCCTAAAGAAACATCAAGAAACCAAGAATCTTCTGGTCTTTCTCCTTCAAAGCCAAAGCAAATGTTAGCTGGAGGAGACGGCAGGAAGATAAGAAGGCAGACTCAAAGTTCATCCAAGGAGACAACTCCAAAGAAGAGATGGCTCTAG
- the LOC118028306 gene encoding uncharacterized protein isoform X1, whose amino-acid sequence MEQEEQADYTTLRVGSPTGPDQEAQPPSFVTLSPFPPIATPSSRRRLSSQFTPSRTVPLARRLARVSLQGRLVDAEEASSAKAIGLSGEAGVAWELFSPVQRFLIVAVIGVAVSESKKNKIINQLKKSVELRDQVLSSMQEKLDDLCDQLSSINNQAGTKGNASFNNNKNLEPPCNDVFGCDKIQFVDCGCWHCDQHHDLLAGLMGNSVVKVSKGDEVLQYKMPFINEVEQEERRMSDLSDWASSVTSAAEMQMNTCAIDQDMFNLKRECEEKDATIKELNSILQTNNMADSKRIAELEDIIRRKNTMITRLRKDMMVLEQKVVHLTRLGRPSSSLCVSDSSELPLMVDNIIYDMDSTTSPSSSDSDSSPANRPQTPAAHIQETPVQSSELGLTKSQKSAPAKASSSVVEHHKKSRSESPLKEISTNQKSIGLPSSRPKQLSAEIRKARRRTQSAIKDASSKKRWF is encoded by the exons ATGGAACAAGAAGAGCAAGCCGACTATACCACCCTCCGGGTCGGCTCCCCCACCGGCCCGGATCAAGAGGCTCAACCACCTTCATTTGTCACTCTCTCCCCATTCCCTCCAATCGCAACTCCCTCCTCCCGCCGCCGGCTCTCGAGCCAGTTCACTCCCAGCCGAACAGTCCCATTGGCGCGGCGGCTGGCTAGGGTGTCTTTGCAAGGGCGGCTTGTGGATGCTGAGGAAGCTAGCtcggctaaagccattgggttGAGCGGGGAGGCGGGTGTGGCTTGGGAGCTGTTTAGTCCTGTTCAAAGGTTTCTGATAGTTGCTGTTATTGGGGTTGCTGTTTCTGAATCTAAGAAGAATAAGATCATTAATCAGCTCAAAAAGTCTGTGGAGCTTAGG GATCAGGTGCTATCAAGCATGCAGGAGAAGCTGGATGATCTGTGTGATCAATTGAGCAGCATTAACAACCAGGCAGGAACCAAGGGCAATGCATctttcaacaacaacaagaatttAGAACCACCATGTAATGACGTTTTTGGTTgtgataaaattcaatttgttgaCTGTGGTTGTTGGCATTGTGATCAACACCATGACCTGCTTGCTGGTTTGATG GGGAACTCTGTTGTCAAAGTGTCTAAAGGTGATGAGGTGCTGCAGTACAAAATGCCTTTCATAAATGAGGTGGAACAAGAAGAGCGCCGCATGTCAGATTTGTCAGATTGGGCTTCAAGTGTTACATCTGCAGCAGAAATGCAG ATGAACACTTGCGCAATAGACCAGGACATGTTCAATCTAAAGAGAGAGTGTGAAGAGAAGGATGCCACCATTAAGGAGCTGAACAGTATTCTTCAAACAAATAATATGGCAGATTCTAAG AGAATAGCTGAGTTGGAAGACATCATACGCAGGAAGAACACGATGATCACAAGACTTAGGAAGGACATGATGGTATTAGAGCAGAAG GTGGTGCATCTTACAAGACTTGGGAGACCATCGTCCTCCTTATGTGTCTCAGACAGTTCGGAACTTCCTCTCATGGTGGATAACATAATCTATGATATGGATAGCACCACTAGCCCTTCCTCCTCTGATTCAGATTCCTCTCCTGCGAACCGACCACAAACTCCTGCTGCTCATATTCAG GAGACTCCTGTTCAGAGCAGTGAGCTTGGTTTGACAAAAAGCCAGAAATCAGCACCAGCAAAGGCCTCCAGTTCTGTGGTAGAACATCACAAAAAATCTAGATCAGAAAGTCCTCTCAAAGaaatatcaacaaatcaaaagtcCATTGGACTCCCTTCTTCGAGGCCAAAGCAGTTGTCAGCTGAAATCAGGAAGGCTAGAAGGCGGACTCAAAGTGCAATTAAGGATGCATCTTCAAAGAAGAGATGGTTCTA G
- the LOC118028327 gene encoding transcription factor bHLH122 isoform X1, whose protein sequence is MDLLGSVSCYFSSASLFKLNQETGDSMESDLQHQHHFLHGHNQHQQVHQKQMNSGLTRYQSAPSSYFSSNLDRDFCEEFLNRPTSPETERIFARFLASSGGNTENIPGSNLCEIKQDSPVKESVSQINQQHQMMASMNNHSSDTRLHQHQHQQHQQGNYSASQGFYQSRSKPPLPDHNPGSGMNYRSTNLTGLERLPSMKPSSGNNPNLVRHSSSPAGLFSNINIEFENGYAVLRGMGDLGAGNRDTTYSAAGRPPSSPGIRSTIAEMGNKNMGENSPDSGGFGETPGNNYDYPIGSWDDSAVMSTGSKRQLTDDDRTLSGLNSSGTQQNEEAGNRPPMLAHHLSLPKTSAEMSTIENFLQFQDSVPCKIRAKRGCATHPRSIAERVRRTRISERMRKLQDLVPNMDKQTNTSDMLDLAVDYIKDLQRQFKALSENRARCTCLKKQQP, encoded by the exons ATGGATTTGCTTGGTTCTGTCTCCTGTTACTTCTCTTCAGCTTCTTTATTT AAACTTAATCAAGAAACAGGGgattcaatggagtcagatctTCAACACCagcatcattttcttcatggtCATAACCAGCACCAACAAGTTCATCAGAAACAAATGAATTCTGGGTTGACAAGATATCAGTCTGCACCAAGTTCATATTTTTCTAGTAATTTAGACAGAGACTTCTGTGAAGAGTTTCTCAATAGGCCAACAAGCCCTGAAACAGAACGAATTTTCGCGAGATTTTTAGCCAGTTCCGGTGGCAATACAGAGAATATACCAGGTTCAAATCTTTGTGAGATTAAGCAAGATTCTCCAGTAAAAGAATCAGTCTCACAAATTAACCAGCAACACCAGATGATGGCTTCAATGAATAATCATAGTAGTGATACAAGGCtgcatcaacatcaacatcagCAGCACCAACAGGGCAATTACTCTGCCTCACAGGGTTTTTATCAAAGTCGATCAAAACCTCCATTACCAGATCATAATCCAGGTTCTGGTATGAATTATAGATCAACAAATTTAACGGGGTTGGAGAGGTTGCCTTCCATGAAGCCTAGCAGTGGAAACAATCCGAATCTAGTTCGACACAGTAGCTCACCAGCAGGGCTTTTCTCCaacataaatattgaatttgaaaatg GCTATGCTGTATTGAGAGGTATGGGAGATCTTGGAGCAGGTAATAGAGACACAACTTATTCTGCAGCTGGTAGGCCACCTTCATCTCCTGGGATAAGGAGTACAATTGCTGAAATGGGAAACAAGAACATGGGAGAAAATAGCCCAGACAGTGGTGGTTTTGGTGAAACTCCTGGCAATAATTATGATTACCCTATTGGATCATGGGATGATTCGGCTGTGATGTCTACTGGTTCAAAAAGACAGCTTACAGATGATGACAGAACACTTTCTGGTCTAAATTCATCGGGAACTCAG CAGAATGAAGAGGCAGGAAATCGCCCTCCAATGTTGGCTCATCACTTGAGCTTGCCAAAAACATCAGCAGAGATGTCCACCATTGAAAACTTTTTGCAATTTCAAGATTCTGTTCCTTGTAAGATCAGAGCCAAGCGTGGTTGTGCCACCCATCCAAGAAGCATTGCTGAGAGG GTGAGAAGAACTAGAATTAGTGAACGAATGAGGAAACTCCAGGACCTTGTACCAAACATGGACAAG caaacaaacacatcGGACATGCTGGATTTGGCTGTTGACTACATTAAAGACCTTCAAAGACAATTCAAG GCACTTTCAGAGAATCGTGCAAGATGTACATGCTTAAAGAAGCAGCAGCCCTAG
- the LOC118028327 gene encoding transcription factor bHLH122 isoform X2 — MDLLGSVSCYFSSASLFKLNQETGDSMESDLQHQHHFLHGHNQHQQVHQKQMNSGLTRYQSAPSSYFSSNLDRDFCEEFLNRPTSPETERIFARFLASSGGNTENIPGSNLCEIKQDSPVKESVSQINQQHQMMASMNNHSSDTRLHQHQHQQHQQGNYSASQGFYQSRSKPPLPDHNPGSGMNYRSTNLTGLERLPSMKPSSGNNPNLVRHSSSPAGLFSNINIEFENGYAVLRGMGDLGAGNRDTTYSAAGRPPSSPGIRSTIAEMGNKNMGENSPDSGGFGETPGNNYDYPIGSWDDSAVMSTGSKRQLTDDDRTLSGLNSSGTQNEEAGNRPPMLAHHLSLPKTSAEMSTIENFLQFQDSVPCKIRAKRGCATHPRSIAERVRRTRISERMRKLQDLVPNMDKQTNTSDMLDLAVDYIKDLQRQFKALSENRARCTCLKKQQP, encoded by the exons ATGGATTTGCTTGGTTCTGTCTCCTGTTACTTCTCTTCAGCTTCTTTATTT AAACTTAATCAAGAAACAGGGgattcaatggagtcagatctTCAACACCagcatcattttcttcatggtCATAACCAGCACCAACAAGTTCATCAGAAACAAATGAATTCTGGGTTGACAAGATATCAGTCTGCACCAAGTTCATATTTTTCTAGTAATTTAGACAGAGACTTCTGTGAAGAGTTTCTCAATAGGCCAACAAGCCCTGAAACAGAACGAATTTTCGCGAGATTTTTAGCCAGTTCCGGTGGCAATACAGAGAATATACCAGGTTCAAATCTTTGTGAGATTAAGCAAGATTCTCCAGTAAAAGAATCAGTCTCACAAATTAACCAGCAACACCAGATGATGGCTTCAATGAATAATCATAGTAGTGATACAAGGCtgcatcaacatcaacatcagCAGCACCAACAGGGCAATTACTCTGCCTCACAGGGTTTTTATCAAAGTCGATCAAAACCTCCATTACCAGATCATAATCCAGGTTCTGGTATGAATTATAGATCAACAAATTTAACGGGGTTGGAGAGGTTGCCTTCCATGAAGCCTAGCAGTGGAAACAATCCGAATCTAGTTCGACACAGTAGCTCACCAGCAGGGCTTTTCTCCaacataaatattgaatttgaaaatg GCTATGCTGTATTGAGAGGTATGGGAGATCTTGGAGCAGGTAATAGAGACACAACTTATTCTGCAGCTGGTAGGCCACCTTCATCTCCTGGGATAAGGAGTACAATTGCTGAAATGGGAAACAAGAACATGGGAGAAAATAGCCCAGACAGTGGTGGTTTTGGTGAAACTCCTGGCAATAATTATGATTACCCTATTGGATCATGGGATGATTCGGCTGTGATGTCTACTGGTTCAAAAAGACAGCTTACAGATGATGACAGAACACTTTCTGGTCTAAATTCATCGGGAACTCAG AATGAAGAGGCAGGAAATCGCCCTCCAATGTTGGCTCATCACTTGAGCTTGCCAAAAACATCAGCAGAGATGTCCACCATTGAAAACTTTTTGCAATTTCAAGATTCTGTTCCTTGTAAGATCAGAGCCAAGCGTGGTTGTGCCACCCATCCAAGAAGCATTGCTGAGAGG GTGAGAAGAACTAGAATTAGTGAACGAATGAGGAAACTCCAGGACCTTGTACCAAACATGGACAAG caaacaaacacatcGGACATGCTGGATTTGGCTGTTGACTACATTAAAGACCTTCAAAGACAATTCAAG GCACTTTCAGAGAATCGTGCAAGATGTACATGCTTAAAGAAGCAGCAGCCCTAG
- the LOC118028306 gene encoding uncharacterized protein isoform X2: MEQEEQADYTTLRVGSPTGPDQEAQPPSFVTLSPFPPIATPSSRRRLSSQFTPSRTVPLARRLARVSLQGRLVDAEEASSAKAIGLSGEAGVAWELFSPVQRFLIVAVIGVAVSESKKNKIINQLKKSVELRDQVLSSMQEKLDDLCDQLSSINNQAGTKGNASFNNNKNLEPPCNDVFGCDKIQFVDCGCWHCDQHHDLLAGLMGNSVVKVSKGDEVLQYKMPFINEVEQEERRMSDLSDWASSVTSAAEMQMNTCAIDQDMFNLKRECEEKDATIKELNSILQTNNMADSKRIAELEDIIRRKNTMITRLRKDMMVLEQKVVHLTRLGRPSSSLCVSDSSELPLMVDNIIYDMDSTTSPSSSDSDSSPANRPQTPAAHIQETPVQSSELGLTKSQKSAPAKASSSVVEHHKKSRSESPLKEISTNQKSIGLPSSRPKQLSAEIRKARRRTQSAIKDASSKKRWF, translated from the exons ATGGAACAAGAAGAGCAAGCCGACTATACCACCCTCCGGGTCGGCTCCCCCACCGGCCCGGATCAAGAGGCTCAACCACCTTCATTTGTCACTCTCTCCCCATTCCCTCCAATCGCAACTCCCTCCTCCCGCCGCCGGCTCTCGAGCCAGTTCACTCCCAGCCGAACAGTCCCATTGGCGCGGCGGCTGGCTAGGGTGTCTTTGCAAGGGCGGCTTGTGGATGCTGAGGAAGCTAGCtcggctaaagccattgggttGAGCGGGGAGGCGGGTGTGGCTTGGGAGCTGTTTAGTCCTGTTCAAAGGTTTCTGATAGTTGCTGTTATTGGGGTTGCTGTTTCTGAATCTAAGAAGAATAAGATCATTAATCAGCTCAAAAAGTCTGTGGAGCTTAGG GATCAGGTGCTATCAAGCATGCAGGAGAAGCTGGATGATCTGTGTGATCAATTGAGCAGCATTAACAACCAGGCAGGAACCAAGGGCAATGCATctttcaacaacaacaagaatttAGAACCACCATGTAATGACGTTTTTGGTTgtgataaaattcaatttgttgaCTGTGGTTGTTGGCATTGTGATCAACACCATGACCTGCTTGCTGGTTTGATG GGGAACTCTGTTGTCAAAGTGTCTAAAGGTGATGAGGTGCTGCAGTACAAAATGCCTTTCATAAATGAGGTGGAACAAGAAGAGCGCCGCATGTCAGATTTGTCAGATTGGGCTTCAAGTGTTACATCTGCAGCAGAAATGCAG ATGAACACTTGCGCAATAGACCAGGACATGTTCAATCTAAAGAGAGAGTGTGAAGAGAAGGATGCCACCATTAAGGAGCTGAACAGTATTCTTCAAACAAATAATATGGCAGATTCTAAG AGAATAGCTGAGTTGGAAGACATCATACGCAGGAAGAACACGATGATCACAAGACTTAGGAAGGACATGATGGTATTAGAGCAGAAG GTGGTGCATCTTACAAGACTTGGGAGACCATCGTCCTCCTTATGTGTCTCAGACAGTTCGGAACTTCCTCTCATGGTGGATAACATAATCTATGATATGGATAGCACCACTAGCCCTTCCTCCTCTGATTCAGATTCCTCTCCTGCGAACCGACCACAAACTCCTGCTGCTCATATTCAG GAGACTCCTGTTCAGAGCAGTGAGCTTGGTTTGACAAAAAGCCAGAAATCAGCACCAGCAAAGGCCTCCAGTTCTGTGGTAGAACATCACAAAAAATCTAGATCAGAAAGTCCTCTCAAAGaaatatcaacaaatcaaaagtcCATTGGACTCCCTTCTTCGAGGCCAAAGCAGTTGTCAGCTGAAATCAGGAAGGCTAGAAGGCGGACTCAAAGTGCAATTAAGGATGCATCTTCAAAGAAGAGATGGTTCTAG
- the LOC118028306 gene encoding uncharacterized protein isoform X3, whose translation MEQEEQADYTTLRVGSPTGPDQEAQPPSFVTLSPFPPIATPSSRRRLSSQFTPSRTVPLARRLARVSLQGRLVDAEEASSAKAIGLSGEAGVAWELFSPVQRFLIVAVIGVAVSESKKNKIINQLKKSVELRDQVLSSMQEKLDDLCDQLSSINNQAGTKGNASFNNNKNLEPPCNDVFGCDKIQFVDCGCWHCDQHHDLLAGLMGNSVVKVSKGDEVLQYKMPFINEVEQEERRMSDLSDWASSVTSAAEMQMNTCAIDQDMFNLKRECEEKDATIKELNSILQTNNMADSKRIAELEDIIRRKNTMITRLRKDMMVLEQKVVHLTRLGRPSSSLCVSDSSELPLMVDNIIYDMDSTTSPSSSDSDSSPANRPQTPAAHIQSSELGLTKSQKSAPAKASSSVVEHHKKSRSESPLKEISTNQKSIGLPSSRPKQLSAEIRKARRRTQSAIKDASSKKRWF comes from the exons ATGGAACAAGAAGAGCAAGCCGACTATACCACCCTCCGGGTCGGCTCCCCCACCGGCCCGGATCAAGAGGCTCAACCACCTTCATTTGTCACTCTCTCCCCATTCCCTCCAATCGCAACTCCCTCCTCCCGCCGCCGGCTCTCGAGCCAGTTCACTCCCAGCCGAACAGTCCCATTGGCGCGGCGGCTGGCTAGGGTGTCTTTGCAAGGGCGGCTTGTGGATGCTGAGGAAGCTAGCtcggctaaagccattgggttGAGCGGGGAGGCGGGTGTGGCTTGGGAGCTGTTTAGTCCTGTTCAAAGGTTTCTGATAGTTGCTGTTATTGGGGTTGCTGTTTCTGAATCTAAGAAGAATAAGATCATTAATCAGCTCAAAAAGTCTGTGGAGCTTAGG GATCAGGTGCTATCAAGCATGCAGGAGAAGCTGGATGATCTGTGTGATCAATTGAGCAGCATTAACAACCAGGCAGGAACCAAGGGCAATGCATctttcaacaacaacaagaatttAGAACCACCATGTAATGACGTTTTTGGTTgtgataaaattcaatttgttgaCTGTGGTTGTTGGCATTGTGATCAACACCATGACCTGCTTGCTGGTTTGATG GGGAACTCTGTTGTCAAAGTGTCTAAAGGTGATGAGGTGCTGCAGTACAAAATGCCTTTCATAAATGAGGTGGAACAAGAAGAGCGCCGCATGTCAGATTTGTCAGATTGGGCTTCAAGTGTTACATCTGCAGCAGAAATGCAG ATGAACACTTGCGCAATAGACCAGGACATGTTCAATCTAAAGAGAGAGTGTGAAGAGAAGGATGCCACCATTAAGGAGCTGAACAGTATTCTTCAAACAAATAATATGGCAGATTCTAAG AGAATAGCTGAGTTGGAAGACATCATACGCAGGAAGAACACGATGATCACAAGACTTAGGAAGGACATGATGGTATTAGAGCAGAAG GTGGTGCATCTTACAAGACTTGGGAGACCATCGTCCTCCTTATGTGTCTCAGACAGTTCGGAACTTCCTCTCATGGTGGATAACATAATCTATGATATGGATAGCACCACTAGCCCTTCCTCCTCTGATTCAGATTCCTCTCCTGCGAACCGACCACAAACTCCTGCTGCTCATATTCAG AGCAGTGAGCTTGGTTTGACAAAAAGCCAGAAATCAGCACCAGCAAAGGCCTCCAGTTCTGTGGTAGAACATCACAAAAAATCTAGATCAGAAAGTCCTCTCAAAGaaatatcaacaaatcaaaagtcCATTGGACTCCCTTCTTCGAGGCCAAAGCAGTTGTCAGCTGAAATCAGGAAGGCTAGAAGGCGGACTCAAAGTGCAATTAAGGATGCATCTTCAAAGAAGAGATGGTTCTA G